One part of the Verrucomicrobiota bacterium genome encodes these proteins:
- the rpsQ gene encoding 30S ribosomal protein S17 yields the protein MTQAEHETSVAGETPQAGPAPAAGTRRRERTGVVVSDKMSKTVVVRVERAYRHPVYEKVVRRTRKFHAHDEHEIAHEGDTVRIRETRPLSKLKRWEVVAVVKAAQQPSSGGKVEA from the coding sequence AGACGAGCGTTGCGGGCGAGACGCCGCAGGCCGGACCGGCGCCGGCGGCGGGCACGCGGCGCCGCGAGCGCACCGGCGTGGTCGTCAGCGACAAGATGAGCAAGACCGTCGTGGTCCGCGTCGAGCGCGCGTACCGCCACCCCGTCTACGAGAAGGTGGTCCGGCGCACGCGCAAGTTCCACGCCCACGACGAGCACGAGATTGCCCACGAGGGCGACACGGTGCGGATCCGCGAGACGCGGCCCTTGAGCAAGCTCAAGCGTTGGGAAGTCGTCGCCGTGGTCAAGGCGGCACAGCAACCATCGTCGGGGGGCAAGGTGGAGGCGTGA
- the rplN gene encoding 50S ribosomal protein L14 encodes MIQQETKLDVADNTGAKRAECIRVLGGSKRRYGYVGDIIVVSIKESTPDAAIKKKSVVKAVIVRTRRPIHREDGSSLRFDTNACVIIDDNRNPRGTRIFGPVARELREKSFMKIISLAEEVL; translated from the coding sequence GTGATCCAGCAGGAGACCAAACTCGACGTGGCCGATAATACGGGCGCCAAGCGCGCCGAGTGCATCCGCGTGCTCGGGGGCTCGAAGCGCCGCTACGGCTACGTGGGCGACATCATCGTCGTCTCGATCAAGGAATCGACGCCGGACGCGGCGATCAAGAAAAAGTCGGTCGTCAAGGCCGTCATCGTGCGCACACGGCGCCCGATCCACCGCGAGGACGGCTCGAGCCTGCGGTTCGACACGAACGCGTGCGTCATTATCGATGACAACCGCAATCCGAGGGGCACGCGCATCTTCGGGCCGGTGGCGCGCGAGCTGCGGGAGAAGAGCTTCATGAAGATCATCTCGCTTGCCGAAGAGGTGCTCTAG
- the rplX gene encoding 50S ribosomal protein L24 codes for MVANKVHIRRDDVVEVLAGRDRGKKGRVLRVFPKKSRALVEGVNFINKAVRPDAKMNQTGGFVRKEGLIHLSNLRKAAEGGKAKKGAE; via the coding sequence ATGGTGGCCAACAAAGTCCATATCCGGCGCGACGACGTCGTTGAGGTGCTCGCCGGGCGTGACCGGGGCAAGAAGGGGCGCGTGCTGCGCGTGTTCCCCAAGAAATCGAGGGCGCTCGTCGAGGGCGTGAACTTCATTAATAAGGCGGTGCGGCCCGACGCGAAGATGAACCAGACCGGTGGCTTCGTGCGCAAGGAGGGCCTGATCCACCTGTCGAACCTGCGCAAGGCCGCCGAGGGCGGCAAGGCCAAAAAAGGAGCCGAGTAA
- the rplE gene encoding 50S ribosomal protein L5 produces the protein MPRLLDHYREAVVPKMMERFKYRNRMEVPRLVKIVLNMGLGEGSREKDVIEDAVGQLTMLSGQRPVVTRARTSIAAFKLRAGMQVGAKVTLRGPRMYEFLERLVSVAMPRIRDFRGLSRTLDGRGNYNMGLTETTVFPEVNADKVKRVQGLDVTLVSTAASDEEGLEFFELMGVPFKRT, from the coding sequence ATGCCACGCTTGCTCGATCACTATAGAGAGGCCGTCGTGCCCAAGATGATGGAGCGGTTCAAGTACCGCAACCGCATGGAGGTGCCGCGGCTCGTCAAGATCGTGCTCAACATGGGGTTGGGCGAGGGCTCGCGCGAGAAGGACGTGATCGAGGACGCCGTCGGGCAGCTCACGATGCTCAGCGGCCAGCGGCCCGTGGTAACGCGGGCGCGGACGAGCATCGCCGCATTCAAGCTCCGCGCCGGGATGCAGGTGGGTGCCAAGGTCACGTTGCGCGGGCCGCGTATGTACGAGTTTCTCGAACGGCTCGTGAGCGTGGCGATGCCGCGCATCCGCGACTTTCGCGGGCTGTCGCGCACGCTCGACGGGCGGGGCAACTACAACATGGGGCTCACCGAGACAACGGTGTTCCCCGAAGTCAACGCCGATAAGGTCAAGCGCGTCCAGGGCCTCGATGTCACGCTGGTGAGCACGGCGGCCAGTGACGAGGAAGGGCTCGAGTTCTTCGAGCTCATGGGCGTGCCGTTCAAGCGAACGTAA
- a CDS encoding type Z 30S ribosomal protein S14, which translates to MARKALIEKCNRTPKFGVRRYHRCRRCGRRRGYLRKFQLCRICFRELASAGLIPGVIKASW; encoded by the coding sequence GTGGCACGAAAGGCCCTGATTGAAAAATGCAACCGCACGCCCAAGTTCGGCGTCCGCCGGTACCACCGGTGCCGCCGGTGCGGACGGCGGCGCGGCTACCTGAGGAAATTCCAGTTGTGCCGGATTTGCTTCCGCGAGTTAGCGAGCGCCGGGCTCATTCCCGGCGTGATCAAGGCGAGCTGGTAA
- the rpsH gene encoding 30S ribosomal protein S8: MSMSDPIADLLTRIRNANQALKPHVDMPASRLKREVLQVLQKARFIDGFELLEDDKSGVLRVYLKYTPDRERVIAGLRRVSRPGLRKYVKAKQVPRVLGGLGMAVISTPKGVLTDDECRRENVGGEVICYVW, from the coding sequence ATGTCAATGAGCGACCCGATAGCCGATCTGCTCACGCGGATCCGCAACGCCAACCAGGCACTGAAGCCGCATGTGGACATGCCGGCATCGCGCCTCAAGCGCGAGGTGCTCCAGGTGCTGCAGAAAGCGCGCTTCATCGACGGCTTCGAGCTGCTCGAAGACGACAAGAGCGGCGTGCTGCGCGTGTACCTCAAGTACACGCCTGACCGCGAGCGCGTCATCGCCGGGCTGCGGCGGGTGAGCCGCCCGGGGCTGCGCAAGTACGTCAAGGCCAAGCAGGTGCCGCGCGTGCTCGGCGGCCTCGGGATGGCGGTCATCTCGACGCCGAAGGGCGTGCTCACCGATGATGAGTGCCGCCGCGAGAACGTGGGCGGCGAGGTGATCTGCTACGTCTGGTAG
- the rplF gene encoding 50S ribosomal protein L6 translates to MSRIGRQPVRLPKGVDVSVAAGTVTVKGPKGMLTRRLHPRVSVNVAEGKLLVERANNSKLDRALHGTTRALMANMVEGVTKGFEKKLEIQGVGYRARLTGRTLDLSVGKVKPCVLTVPQGIEVTIEKNTLLTVTGIDKELVGQVAANIRRFRPPEPYLGKGVRYVDEHVRRKAGKTVG, encoded by the coding sequence ATGTCGAGGATAGGCCGACAGCCGGTGAGACTTCCCAAGGGCGTCGACGTGAGCGTCGCCGCGGGGACGGTCACCGTCAAGGGCCCGAAGGGCATGCTGACGCGCCGGCTCCATCCGCGCGTGAGCGTCAACGTTGCCGAGGGCAAGCTGCTCGTCGAGCGGGCGAACAACAGCAAGCTCGACCGCGCTCTGCACGGCACGACGCGGGCGCTCATGGCCAACATGGTCGAAGGCGTCACGAAGGGCTTCGAGAAGAAACTCGAGATCCAGGGGGTGGGCTACCGCGCGCGGCTCACGGGCCGCACGCTCGATCTGTCGGTGGGCAAGGTCAAACCGTGTGTGCTCACCGTGCCCCAAGGCATCGAGGTGACGATCGAGAAGAACACCTTGCTCACGGTGACGGGTATCGACAAAGAGCTCGTGGGCCAGGTGGCCGCCAATATCCGGCGCTTCCGACCGCCGGAACCGTACCTGGGTAAGGGCGTCCGCTACGTCGATGAGCACGTGCGGCGCAAGGCCGGCAAGACCGTCGGCTAA
- a CDS encoding 50S ribosomal protein L18, producing MGRILDKRVARQRRRWRIRKKVAGTAVRPRVCVFKSNTYLHLQAIDDETGAVVAAASTAMAEYRSLGVAGTKNLNAAQAVGGLLAKRLAERNINAVVFDRSGYAYHGRIKAVAEALRAAKITV from the coding sequence ATGGGACGAATCCTGGACAAGAGAGTCGCGCGGCAGCGACGCCGCTGGCGCATCCGCAAGAAGGTGGCGGGCACCGCCGTGCGGCCACGCGTGTGCGTGTTCAAGAGCAACACCTACCTGCACTTGCAGGCGATCGACGACGAGACGGGTGCTGTGGTCGCGGCGGCCTCGACCGCCATGGCGGAGTACCGTAGCCTCGGGGTTGCGGGGACGAAGAACCTCAACGCGGCGCAGGCCGTCGGCGGCCTGCTGGCCAAGCGGCTGGCCGAGCGCAATATCAACGCGGTCGTTTTTGACCGCAGCGGCTATGCCTACCACGGTCGAATCAAGGCCGTAGCCGAGGCACTGCGGGCAGCGAAAATCACAGTCTGA
- the rpsE gene encoding 30S ribosomal protein S5 produces MPDQRPQSELIETIVNINRCAKVVKGGRRFSFSALVVVGNGEGRVGAGLGKANGVAEAIRKGIEQAKRNMFTVPMVGTTIPHPIIGEAGAGRVLLKPASAGTGIIAGGGARAVLQAGGVRDVLTKSLGSNNRLNVVSATIAGLRALRRRDEFERLKEIGTRVAE; encoded by the coding sequence ATGCCCGACCAGCGGCCCCAGAGCGAGCTGATCGAGACTATTGTCAACATCAACCGCTGCGCCAAGGTCGTCAAGGGCGGCCGGCGTTTCAGCTTCAGCGCCTTGGTCGTCGTCGGCAACGGCGAGGGCCGGGTGGGCGCTGGTCTGGGCAAGGCCAATGGAGTGGCCGAGGCAATCCGCAAGGGCATTGAGCAGGCCAAGCGGAACATGTTCACCGTTCCGATGGTCGGCACGACGATTCCGCACCCGATCATTGGGGAAGCCGGTGCAGGGCGTGTGTTGCTCAAGCCGGCCTCAGCGGGCACGGGCATCATCGCCGGCGGCGGGGCACGCGCCGTGCTCCAGGCCGGTGGCGTGCGCGACGTGCTGACCAAGAGCCTCGGCTCGAACAACCGGCTCAACGTCGTGAGCGCCACCATCGCCGGTTTGCGGGCGCTGCGGCGCCGCGACGAGTTCGAACGGCTCAAGGAGATCGGTACACGTGTCGCTGAGTAA
- the rplO gene encoding 50S ribosomal protein L15: MSLSNLRNTEPRKARKRIGRGDASGQGSTAGKGHKGQRARSGAPRRAWHEGGQMPLYRRLPKKGFNNNRFKKRYALVNVRDLARFDAGTEITPELLKERRLIRKVLDGVAVLGHGDLSVKLDVKAHRFSAGARTKIEQAGGTCTVIG; the protein is encoded by the coding sequence GTGTCGCTGAGTAACCTGCGCAATACCGAGCCGCGCAAGGCGCGCAAGCGCATCGGGCGCGGCGATGCCTCGGGCCAAGGAAGCACCGCGGGCAAAGGCCACAAGGGCCAACGTGCCCGTTCGGGCGCGCCGCGGCGCGCGTGGCACGAAGGCGGCCAGATGCCCCTGTACAGGCGCCTGCCCAAGAAGGGCTTCAACAACAACCGGTTCAAGAAGCGCTATGCGCTCGTCAACGTGCGCGACCTCGCTCGCTTTGATGCCGGCACCGAGATCACGCCCGAGCTGCTCAAGGAGCGGCGCTTGATCCGCAAGGTGCTCGACGGCGTTGCCGTGCTCGGCCACGGTGATCTCAGCGTGAAACTCGATGTTAAGGCGCACCGCTTCAGCGCCGGCGCTCGGACGAAGATCGAGCAGGCCGGCGGCACCTGCACGGTGATCGGGTAG
- the secY gene encoding preprotein translocase subunit SecY, giving the protein MLRAFINVFRIHDLRRKVFITLLLLAACRVGAHVPTPGVNSKALEEIMEQQAGEMGGTLLSFVNMFSGGAFLKATILALGIMPYISASIILQLLTAVIPSLERLAKDEGEEGRRKITQYTRYSTVFLCLFQGFFMAQYIEGMNAIAITMPVVPVGGFWFRMLTAMTMTVGTMFLMWVGEQISERGIGNGISLIITVGIISRLPDALFDTWRNLSLIDPRSRTLPPYLLVVLAALFVFVVMAVIVVTRGQRRIPVQQAKRIVGRRIYSGQSSYFPLRVNYAGVIPIIFASSLLMFPATLAQFFPAVGVLKTFSDLLSPTSWLYTVLYTLLIIFFCYFWTATQFDPVKISNDMKKNGTFIPGKRPGKPTAEFLDRTMNRLVLSGAIFLAAIAIFPTLLSGAFRPGVTYTMAQYFGGTGLLIIVGVMLDTVGAVESHLLMRHYDGFMKKGRLRGRY; this is encoded by the coding sequence ATGCTGCGCGCCTTCATCAACGTCTTTCGCATCCACGACCTGCGGCGCAAGGTGTTCATCACCTTGCTGCTCCTGGCTGCGTGCCGCGTTGGCGCCCACGTGCCGACGCCGGGTGTCAACAGCAAGGCGCTCGAGGAGATTATGGAGCAGCAGGCCGGCGAGATGGGCGGCACGTTGCTGAGCTTCGTCAACATGTTCTCGGGCGGTGCGTTCCTCAAGGCGACGATCCTGGCGCTTGGCATCATGCCTTACATCAGCGCCTCGATCATTCTCCAGCTCCTGACCGCCGTGATCCCCTCGCTTGAGCGGCTTGCCAAGGACGAGGGCGAGGAGGGCCGCCGTAAGATCACCCAGTACACGCGCTACAGCACCGTCTTTCTGTGTCTGTTCCAGGGCTTCTTCATGGCCCAGTACATCGAGGGGATGAACGCGATCGCCATCACGATGCCCGTCGTGCCCGTGGGCGGATTCTGGTTCCGCATGCTCACGGCGATGACCATGACCGTCGGCACGATGTTCCTCATGTGGGTCGGCGAGCAGATCAGCGAGCGCGGCATCGGCAACGGGATCTCGCTTATCATCACCGTCGGCATCATCTCGCGCCTGCCGGATGCGCTTTTCGACACGTGGCGTAACCTGTCGCTTATCGATCCCCGGTCACGCACGCTGCCGCCGTACCTGCTCGTGGTGCTCGCGGCGCTGTTCGTGTTCGTCGTTATGGCCGTCATCGTTGTCACGCGCGGCCAGCGCCGCATCCCCGTGCAGCAGGCGAAGCGCATCGTGGGCCGGCGCATCTATAGCGGCCAGTCGAGCTACTTCCCGCTGCGGGTCAACTACGCGGGCGTCATCCCGATCATCTTTGCCTCATCGTTACTCATGTTCCCGGCGACACTGGCGCAGTTCTTCCCCGCGGTGGGTGTGCTCAAGACGTTTAGCGACTTGCTCTCGCCCACGAGCTGGCTCTATACGGTCCTGTATACGCTGCTTATCATCTTCTTCTGCTATTTCTGGACAGCGACGCAGTTTGACCCGGTCAAGATCTCCAATGACATGAAGAAGAACGGCACGTTTATTCCGGGCAAGCGGCCAGGCAAGCCGACGGCCGAGTTCCTTGACCGGACGATGAACCGCCTCGTGCTGTCGGGGGCGATTTTCCTGGCGGCCATCGCCATCTTCCCGACGCTGCTGTCAGGAGCGTTTCGACCCGGCGTGACTTACACGATGGCGCAGTACTTCGGCGGCACGGGTCTGCTTATCATCGTCGGCGTTATGCTAGACACGGTGGGCGCGGTCGAATCGCACCTGCTCATGCGCCACTACGATGGATTCATGAAGAAGGGCCGCTTGAGGGGGCGCTACTAA
- a CDS encoding adenylate kinase, whose translation MGRRRAIIIFGPPGAGKGTQAERLLRDFALEHIATGDILREAVANDTPLGRQAKQYMDAGRLVPDEVIIPIVEERMRTVPGDRGFLFDGFPRTVAQADMLFDAARRVGAPVEKVIYLRTPAEVIVTRLASRRICRRCGAVYNLVTKPPKTDGVCDACGGEIYQRADDTEETVRNRLAVYEAQTADVMGFFRARGLVVDIDGGLPADESYPAIAASVGTGS comes from the coding sequence ATGGGCCGGCGCCGCGCCATCATCATTTTCGGTCCCCCGGGCGCCGGCAAAGGCACCCAGGCCGAGCGGCTCCTCAGGGACTTTGCGCTCGAACACATTGCCACCGGCGATATCCTGCGCGAGGCGGTTGCGAACGACACCCCGCTGGGCCGGCAGGCGAAGCAATACATGGACGCGGGGAGGCTTGTTCCCGACGAGGTGATTATCCCCATCGTCGAGGAGCGGATGCGGACGGTTCCGGGCGACCGCGGCTTTCTGTTCGATGGCTTCCCGCGCACCGTCGCCCAGGCCGATATGCTCTTTGATGCCGCGCGGCGCGTCGGGGCGCCGGTCGAGAAGGTCATCTACCTGCGTACGCCGGCCGAGGTGATCGTTACGCGGCTGGCGAGCCGGCGGATCTGCCGCCGTTGCGGGGCGGTGTACAACCTGGTTACCAAGCCGCCCAAGACCGACGGTGTCTGTGACGCCTGTGGCGGCGAGATCTACCAGCGCGCCGACGATACGGAAGAGACGGTGCGTAACAGGCTTGCTGTCTACGAAGCGCAGACGGCCGACGTCATGGGCTTCTTCCGGGCCCGAGGCCTGGTGGTCGACATCGACGGTGGGCTGCCGGCCGATGAGTCGTATCCGGCCATTGCTGCCAGCGTCGGTACGGGCTCATGA
- the map gene encoding type I methionyl aminopeptidase, which yields MIIYKSDREIAKLAEAGRLTAEILDAICRLVAPGVTTKDLEQEAVRLMAERGVESAFKGYRGYPGVICTSVNEEVVHGIPGPRKLVEGDVVSLDVGIRHEGFIGDTARTVPVGEVDELKRRLLESGRRCLEAAIAVVDARHRLGDVSHAVQSTAEAAGFSVVRAFVGHGVGRDMHEEPQVRNYGKPGSGPPLARGMVFAIEPMVNAGSHEVRVLDDEWTAVTVDGQPSVHFEHTVAVTRDGHEVLTACPKTM from the coding sequence ATGATCATTTACAAGAGCGACCGCGAGATCGCCAAGCTGGCCGAGGCTGGCCGACTTACCGCAGAGATTCTCGATGCGATCTGCCGGCTCGTCGCCCCTGGGGTGACGACCAAGGACCTCGAGCAGGAGGCGGTTCGGCTCATGGCCGAGCGCGGCGTTGAGTCCGCCTTTAAGGGCTACCGGGGCTACCCTGGTGTGATCTGCACTTCGGTCAACGAGGAGGTGGTGCACGGCATCCCGGGGCCGCGCAAGCTCGTCGAGGGTGATGTGGTCAGCCTCGACGTGGGCATTCGCCACGAGGGCTTCATCGGCGACACGGCCCGGACGGTTCCGGTCGGTGAAGTCGACGAGCTCAAGCGGCGCCTGCTCGAGTCCGGGCGGCGCTGCCTCGAGGCGGCCATTGCCGTGGTCGATGCACGCCACCGGCTCGGCGATGTCTCACACGCCGTGCAGAGCACGGCCGAGGCGGCCGGCTTCTCGGTCGTGCGTGCGTTCGTCGGTCATGGCGTCGGGCGCGACATGCACGAGGAGCCACAGGTGCGCAACTACGGCAAGCCCGGCTCGGGGCCGCCGCTGGCGCGCGGCATGGTGTTTGCCATCGAGCCAATGGTCAACGCCGGCAGCCACGAGGTGCGCGTGTTGGATGATGAGTGGACGGCGGTGACGGTGGACGGCCAGCCGTCGGTCCATTTCGAACATACGGTGGCAGTGACACGAGACGGCCACGAGGTGCTGACCGCATGTCCAAAGACGATGTAA
- the infA gene encoding translation initiation factor IF-1, whose protein sequence is MSKDDVIRVEGVVKELLPNTMFRVELDNGHLILAHISGKMRMHFIRILRGDRVTVEMTPYDLSKGRIVYREKYRG, encoded by the coding sequence ATGTCCAAAGACGATGTAATCCGCGTCGAGGGCGTGGTCAAGGAGCTCCTCCCGAACACGATGTTCCGGGTCGAGCTCGACAACGGGCATTTGATTCTGGCCCACATCTCGGGCAAGATGCGCATGCATTTCATCCGCATCCTGCGTGGCGACCGCGTGACCGTCGAGATGACGCCCTACGACCTGTCCAAAGGGCGCATTGTGTATCGGGAGAAGTACCGAGGATGA
- the rpmJ gene encoding 50S ribosomal protein L36, with protein sequence MKVRASVKRICERCKVIRRKGVLRIICTNPRHKQRQG encoded by the coding sequence ATGAAAGTCCGGGCATCAGTCAAACGCATCTGCGAGCGCTGCAAAGTCATTCGGCGCAAGGGCGTGCTGCGAATCATCTGCACGAACCCGCGCCACAAGCAGCGCCAGGGCTAG
- the rpsM gene encoding 30S ribosomal protein S13 codes for MPRIVGVDIPKEKRIDVALTYIHGIGPRRSLLVLKETGIKPSVRAKDLTPDEVGRISEVLSRSPYPIEGDLRREVQGNIKRLISIHSYRGQRHTQSLPVRGQRTHTNARTRKGPRRATVALKRKVTK; via the coding sequence GTGCCGCGTATCGTTGGAGTCGACATACCGAAAGAGAAGCGCATTGACGTTGCGCTCACCTACATTCACGGCATCGGGCCGAGGCGCTCGCTCTTGGTGCTCAAGGAGACCGGCATCAAGCCGAGCGTGCGGGCCAAGGATCTGACGCCCGATGAGGTCGGCCGCATCAGCGAGGTGCTGAGCCGGTCGCCGTATCCGATCGAGGGCGACTTGCGTCGCGAGGTCCAGGGCAACATCAAGCGGCTCATCAGCATTCACTCGTATCGCGGGCAGCGCCACACGCAGAGCCTGCCCGTGCGGGGCCAGCGAACGCACACGAACGCGCGCACGCGCAAGGGCCCCCGCCGGGCCACCGTGGCGCTCAAGCGCAAGGTGACCAAGTAG
- the rpsK gene encoding 30S ribosomal protein S11 produces MAKGEPKRERRAPQRRISKIVPAGVAHIQATFNNTIVTITDPSGKVLAWSSGGKVGFSGSRKSTAFAAQLVADDAAKSARAYGMREVKVFVKGPGSGRESAIRALQACGLNITMIKDVTPIPHNGCRAPKRRRV; encoded by the coding sequence GTGGCGAAGGGCGAACCAAAGCGCGAACGCCGGGCCCCCCAGCGACGCATCAGCAAGATTGTCCCGGCCGGCGTGGCCCACATCCAGGCGACGTTCAACAACACGATTGTGACGATCACCGACCCCTCGGGCAAGGTGCTCGCCTGGTCCAGCGGGGGCAAGGTCGGTTTCAGCGGGTCGCGCAAGAGCACCGCGTTTGCCGCTCAACTCGTGGCCGATGACGCGGCCAAGTCGGCGCGTGCCTACGGCATGCGCGAGGTGAAGGTCTTCGTCAAAGGTCCGGGCAGCGGCCGGGAGAGCGCCATTCGGGCGTTGCAGGCCTGCGGCCTCAATATCACGATGATCAAGGACGTGACCCCGATCCCGCACAACGGCTGTCGCGCGCCGAAACGGCGCCGCGTCTAG
- a CDS encoding DNA-directed RNA polymerase subunit alpha, producing the protein MAIKLGRFELPNRVTKDEKTATDTYAYFVAEPFEAGFGHTIGNSLRRVLLSSLEGAAITSVQIDGVQHEFSAIKGVVEDAAEIVLNLKKVLCVSHSRKTRQLTIDVKRQGAVTAADIVTDGTVEILNPKQHICTLSEERRLKMQLDISVGRGYQPSELLKGEDDPIGKIAMDALFSPVRKVKYTIENTRVGQQMNYDRLIVEVWTDGRLTPDEALKQASAVLRKHLDVFVEYDEHYVEFESPKREREDEEEELRKLLAMPISEIELSVRAANCIANAQIKTIGDLVQKTEADMLKYRNFGKKSLGEIRAILENMGLSLGMQVDHLLAKGEADQEDIEE; encoded by the coding sequence ATGGCCATCAAGCTTGGTCGCTTCGAATTGCCGAACCGGGTAACGAAGGACGAAAAGACCGCCACGGATACGTATGCCTACTTCGTGGCCGAGCCCTTCGAGGCCGGCTTCGGCCACACGATCGGCAACTCGCTGCGCCGCGTGCTGCTCTCGTCGCTCGAGGGTGCCGCGATCACCAGCGTGCAGATCGATGGTGTGCAGCACGAATTTTCGGCCATCAAGGGCGTTGTCGAGGACGCCGCCGAGATCGTGCTCAATCTTAAGAAGGTGCTGTGCGTATCGCACTCGCGGAAGACGCGCCAGCTCACCATCGACGTCAAGCGCCAAGGCGCTGTGACGGCCGCCGACATCGTCACCGATGGCACGGTCGAGATTCTCAACCCGAAGCAGCACATCTGCACGTTGAGCGAGGAGCGCCGGCTCAAGATGCAGCTCGACATCAGCGTCGGCCGCGGCTACCAGCCGAGCGAGCTCCTCAAGGGCGAGGACGATCCGATCGGCAAGATTGCCATGGACGCGCTCTTCAGCCCCGTGCGCAAAGTCAAGTACACGATCGAGAACACGCGTGTCGGCCAGCAGATGAACTACGACCGCCTCATCGTCGAGGTATGGACCGATGGCCGACTCACGCCCGACGAGGCGCTCAAGCAGGCCTCGGCCGTCCTGCGCAAGCACCTCGACGTGTTCGTCGAATACGACGAGCACTACGTCGAGTTCGAGTCCCCCAAGCGCGAGCGCGAGGACGAGGAGGAGGAGCTGCGCAAGCTGCTCGCCATGCCGATCAGCGAGATCGAACTCTCCGTGCGTGCGGCCAACTGCATCGCCAACGCGCAGATCAAGACGATCGGCGACCTGGTGCAGAAGACCGAGGCCGACATGCTCAAGTACCGCAACTTCGGCAAGAAGTCGCTCGGCGAGATCAGAGCCATCCTGGAGAACATGGGCCTGAGTCTCGGCATGCAGGTCGACCACCTGCTCGCCAAGGGCGAAGCCGACCAGGAAGACATCGAGGAGTAG
- the rplQ gene encoding 50S ribosomal protein L17 translates to MRHRKIRGNLSRTSAHRKAMVNNMITSLFAHERIETTVPKARAARRVAERMITYAKRNTLHARRLVYRRVRDNEVLQKLFDVLGPRYQNRPGGYTRVVRLAPRIGDGSELAILELVDRFGATARVTEEKPTRRRTKKAEAAEKDVSKAVAEESLVEDEAPEAGADDEGADEAANPGAETPKE, encoded by the coding sequence ATGCGGCACCGCAAGATCCGAGGCAACCTGAGCCGTACGTCGGCCCATCGCAAGGCGATGGTCAACAACATGATCACGTCGCTCTTTGCCCACGAACGCATCGAGACCACCGTGCCCAAGGCGCGGGCGGCCCGGCGCGTGGCCGAGCGAATGATTACCTACGCCAAACGCAACACGCTTCACGCTCGGCGGCTCGTCTACCGACGCGTCCGCGACAACGAGGTGCTCCAGAAGCTGTTCGACGTGCTTGGCCCGCGCTACCAGAACAGGCCGGGCGGTTACACGCGTGTCGTGCGGCTCGCGCCGCGCATCGGGGACGGCTCCGAGCTGGCTATCCTCGAGCTCGTTGACCGCTTCGGTGCCACCGCCCGGGTGACCGAGGAGAAGCCCACGCGCCGGCGCACCAAGAAGGCCGAGGCCGCCGAGAAGGACGTGTCGAAGGCGGTCGCCGAAGAATCCCTGGTCGAAGACGAGGCGCCCGAAGCCGGAGCTGACGACGAAGGCGCCGACGAGGCGGCCAACCCGGGGGCCGAGACGCCGAAGGAGTAG